The genome window CGAGCTCATCGGCACCCACTACCGCCAATCGCTCAACTTCACCTTCGCGTCCCTCAACGCCAACCGCGCCGCCCTCGCCCGCCTCGACGAATTCTACGCCAAGCTTCAGGAATCCATCGGCGGAGAAACCGAAGCCGGTGAACTGCCCGAATGGGCCGCCACGCTCGCCGAAAAATTTGAAGCCGCGCTCGATGACGACCTCAACATCGCCGGCGCACTCGGCGCGCTCTTTGACGGCGTCCACGAAGGCAACAAGAGTTTTCCAATGTCTGGAAAAGAAGCGCTCGCCGTTTCCAACCTTTGGAAAAAAATCGACAGCGTCCTCGGCTTCCTCGAGCCGCCCAAAGAAGATGTTCCCGCCGAGCTCATCGAAATGGCCAACGCCCGCGTCGAAGCCAAAAAGAACAAAGACTGGGCCGAAGCCGACCGCCTGCGCGACGCCATCGCCGCCGCCGGATGGATCGTCCAGGACACCCCTACCGGCCCAAAACTCAAAAAGCAGTAAACGCAAAGACGCAAAGATTATTGAGCTTCGCAAAGTAAACTCCGCGTTCCTTTGCGCTCTCAGCGTCTTTGCGTTGAATTTTACAAGTCCGGAACAGTTTCGGGGATAAGCTGGCCGGTCGGGCTGATTTTGAAGACATAGATGAGGCCGGGGCGAAGCTTTTTATAGACCGCGTTCCCGTAAACAGCTTTGATCCCATGCTGCTCTAAGGCTTCCGGATCGTTGGCAAGATCCCAGATGGCGTTCCAGAACATCTGCTGATCTTTCAGGCGCAGGCGCGAAAGCAGTCCGGCATACCGTGCAGGTTCCGCGCCCGGTTCTTCAATTTCGAACCCCGCCGACGGCGCCTGATTGTCGCCGTAGACTCGCCGCCACAGGTAGAGCGAACGGTCTTTTCCATCGATGACGGCCTGCCCGGAAAAGCTGACGATCAACGCGTCGAAGTGAACGATGTCCCCTTCAATCTCGACCTCTTTCTGAAGCACAGTCTTCAGCGGATTCCCGCGCTCCGTCTCGACGAAACGCAGTGTGGTGTAAAGCTGCCCGTCACGGGCTTCCTGCATCAGAACCTTGGCGTAGCCGATCTGCTCTTCCGTGGTCAACGTGGAAATGGCTTCTTTAAGCTTTTTGTTTTCGCCAAGCAGGTCGTGGACGGTTTTGGTGCCATAGAAAAGAGTACCGGCAACGAGAATCACCGCGACCAGTGCCAGCAGGCCGAAAACTGTCCGAACGAACTTTTTCATGGGTATTTCCAATGGTTGGAAAAAGTGTATGCGTTTTTTCCAACCATTGGAAGCGTGCTCAGTATTTTACGGAGCAGCCGTAGGGTTTGGTCATAGGTGTCGGCACAGGGTTTCCGGCAAGCAGCGCGTACAGCGCCTCATCAAGATAATTGCGACCTTTTCCGGCCGTCTTGGGGTCGGCGGTACGCTGGTCATCAACGGATCCCTGATACGCCAGATTACCATCTTTATCGACGACGAATATATGCGGTGTATTACTCGCCCGATACGCATGGCCCACCCGACCGCTTTCATCCAGCAGAACAGCCGTTGCTTTTGAGCCGTTTGCTTTGACCCGCAACTTCCATTCGTCCAGAGAAAGGTTTCCCTGCTTGCCGGGGGCTGATGAACAGATGCTCAGCCAAACCACATTTTTAGCCGTATATTCTTCCTGCATGGCCTGCATGGTGCCGGTTTCATAGAACTTTCGTACAAACGGACAGTCATAGTTGGTCCATTCAAGCACTACAATTTTACCGATATAGTGACTGAGCGAATGTGTTGCACCGTTAATGTCCGGCAGAGCAAACGCCGGTGCGACTGACTGAGCGACGGCCGAAAGGCCGAGCAGTACAGCCATTGCACAAACAGTAAACCTTTTCATCATAGCTCCTTTCCGGGAAACACGT of Tichowtungia aerotolerans contains these proteins:
- a CDS encoding thioredoxin family protein; translated protein: MMKRFTVCAMAVLLGLSAVAQSVAPAFALPDINGATHSLSHYIGKIVVLEWTNYDCPFVRKFYETGTMQAMQEEYTAKNVVWLSICSSAPGKQGNLSLDEWKLRVKANGSKATAVLLDESGRVGHAYRASNTPHIFVVDKDGNLAYQGSVDDQRTADPKTAGKGRNYLDEALYALLAGNPVPTPMTKPYGCSVKY